The following proteins come from a genomic window of Lycium ferocissimum isolate CSIRO_LF1 chromosome 4, AGI_CSIRO_Lferr_CH_V1, whole genome shotgun sequence:
- the LOC132051857 gene encoding small ribosomal subunit protein uS5x-like, translating into MAERGGERGGFGRGFGGRGGRGGDRGRGGRGGRRPRRESEEEKWVPVTKLGRLVKDGKIRSLEQIYLHSLPIKEFQIIDLLIGPSLKDEVMKIMPVQKQTRAGQRTRFKAFVVVGDGNGHVGLGVKCSKEVATAIRGAIILAKLSVIPVRRGYWGNKIGKPHTVPCKVTGKCGSVTVRMVPAPRGAGIVAARVPKKVLQFAGIEDVFTSSRGSTKTLGNFVKATFDCLMKTYGFLTPDFWKETRFTKSPFQEYFDILGKPASKVIVYSTEEAPAEMVAEA; encoded by the exons ATGGCTGAAAGAGGCGGCGAAAGAGGAGGATTTGGCCGTGGATTTGGTGGTCGTGGTGGAAGAGGCGGTGACCGGGGCCGCGGTGGTCGTGGTGGTCGCCGTCCCCGTCGCGAAtctgaagaagaaaaatgggtCCCCGTCACCAAACTTGGTCGCCTCGTTAAAGACGGCAAAATCCGGTCCTTAGAACAAATCTACCTTCACTCACTCCCCATCAAAGAATTCCAGATCATAGACTTGCTTATCGGCCCATCACTAAAGGATGaagtaatgaaaatcatgccGGTTCAGAAACAAACCCGGGCGGGTCAAAGAACCCGGTTTAAAgcgtttgttgttgttggtgatggAAATGGACATGTTGGGTTAGGTGTTAAGTGTTCTAAAGAAGTGGCTACTGCTATACGTGGGGCGATTATATTGGCTAAGTTATCGGTTATTCCTGTAAGGAGAGGTTATTGGGGGAATAAGATTGGGAAACCACATACTGTGCCGTGTAAAGTTACTGGGAAATGTGGGAGTGTTACTGTTAGGATGGTTCCTGCTCCACGTGGTGCGGGTATTGTTGCTGCACGTGTTCCTAAGAAGGTGCTTCAGTTTGCCGGTATTGAGGATGTTTTTACGTCGTCTCGTGGGTCCACTAAAACACTGGGAAACTTTGTTAAG GCGACCTTTGACTGTTTAATGAAGACATATGGTTTCCTTACCCCAGATTTCTGGAAGGAGACTCGCTTCACCAAGTCTCCTTTCCAAGAGTACTTTGATATCTTGGGAAAGCCTGCATCAAAGGTTATTGTCTACAGCACCGAGGAGGCTCCTGCTGAAATGGTGGCTGAGGCTTGA